CACATTTACATGCCGTAAACCACTGTCGACCGCACCTTCCTTTCGCCATTCCAGTAGGGCCAGCAATCCAAATCCAAATCAAGATTTATTTGCAAAACAAGAAAATTTGGCTTATGATGATGCTtatactgatttattgtgagagaaaaatattgtttattcGTTGAAAAGTACTGATGAAGCAGTTCAAGCGAACCTATAATATCAAGATACAATTAGCAAACCTTCAATAAATTTGAGGAAGCCGAGACTCGTGTTTGTGCTAAGCGGGCCTAATAATAAGAGTAAAACCCCAGACCACAGGTTCTTGGCCCAGTAGCCAACCAGGCCCAGGGAGTAGAGGCTTCTGGAGTCTCCTGGAGGCACGAATGCATGCAGCGCTATCGCCACCCACGTCTTGTGCGAGCGTACAGGATGTTTGACACGTGCATATGCacgtagtattaaatatagattaaaaataattaattatataaattacgactaatttacgagacgaattttttaagtctaactaATTCGTGATtcgataatgtggtgctacagtaactgcTGCCAGATTAAATTCTGTCATGCAGAGTACTCAGAATTTTTGAACACTCGTATGTGATATCCCAACGTGACACTTAACGAGGCATTCTAAATTTCTAAATTTTAGACCCTGATTTAAACAAGGCCTCAACACCTAGCAGCCTGTTCAGTTGGctagttcgtatcgttgctggttcgtgaagaggTATTattggctggtttatgtgagagaaaaatactatttcgactaaaaatttacgatcatttacgacaagccacagtcaAATAAACAGTCCGTCTAGAAGCCCAACCCAACGAACCATCTCGAGTTCTCCTGCGAGTGTCTCCTCGCCCCAGAAGGTCACGTCGTCCTCGTTCCTATAAAATGGCTCGTGGATCTTTCCTCCGACGATCAGCAAGACCTCGACGCAAGCTAACGATCAGCAGAGTCGTCTACTTTCCTCCAAAACACCATCGGGTAGCAAATGGCAGATGCAGTTGTGTCCAGCATGAAGTCGTCGGCGTCAGCGGCCGTCGTTCTCGCGGTAGCCGCGGTGACAATGGCGTTTCTTGCGGCACCGGTGGTCGCCCTGGTGCCGTACGGGCGCGCCGGCGGCGGGCTGTTCGACCTGATGCTCCTCGACGACCCGTTCCGGGTGCTGGAGCAGTCGCCGCTGGCGGCGTCATCGGTGCCCAGAGCCAGCCTCGACTCGGCTTCGGTGGCGCTGGCGCGGTGCGACTGGAAGGAGACCCCCGAGGCTCACGTCATCTTGGTGGACGTGCCCGGGGTGCGGCGGGAGGACGtgaaggtggaggtggaggagaacAGCCGCGTCCTGCGGGTCTCCGGCGAGCGGCGGGCCGACGAGGAGAAGGAGGGCGAGCGCGCGGTCGGACGGTTCTGGCGCCGGTTCCGGATGCCCACCGGCGCCGACGTCGATAGCGTGTCCGCCAGGCTGGAAGACGGAGTGCTCACCGTCACCGTGCCCAAGGTGGCCGGGCACCGCGGCCGGGAGCCGCGCGTCATCAGCATCGCcggtggcgacgtggccggcGCGGAGGCAGAAGAGGTCAAGGCGTCCAAGGCCGAGATGTGAATGTGATTCGACTTTTCGGCGTGGCGATGCATTCGCCATTTAGTGATGGCTGATGCTTGTTCTCTTTTGAGAAAATTCCTTCATTGCTATCCAAAGATATATTAATTCCTTCATTGCCATTCAGATTTACATGTTCCCTTGATTGTCATTGGTTTATATTTTTTGTTCTCTTATCTGCCATCGTCGTTACTTTCTCGTTAAACCATCGTATGCACCGTTAAAACGTGTGGCGGTCTCGTCTCTCTCGCTCTTAGCGCCCGCATACCGTGACCGGCTCTGCAGTCCCAGGCCCCTGCCCTGACCCCTCCTCGGCGCTCGACGTGACGAGCGGCGTAGATGCGCTGCCGGCTGGCCGTCCTTCCATGCTACGGCGCGCGCGCTCACGTGCGTGCACCCGGCACCCCCGTAGCCCGCGTAACCTGTACCACGACGCGACCGCGCGCACGGGGGAGGGGTGCCGGCCGGCCTGTGCTGCCTGCCTCCGATTCAATTCCTGTCCCGACACCGAGGGCGGGGCCGGGGCTTCGCGTTCGCGTTCGCACGCACGAGGGGCCTCATCACTCGCGCCGTGGCTGCCCAGGCAGGCCTTCAATGGCCGCAGCTGGCGAGCCGCTGGCTGGAAACTGGAGTGGCGTTGACATTTGCGCATGCAAGCCGGCAAGCCGCACGGGCTGCCTCGGCGACCGGCCACCGGGCTGGCAACTGGCATGCATGATGAACGTACTCCTGCTCGTCTGCTCCTGCAGCAACCAAATGCAGGCTCCTGTTACTGCACTATTACCAGTGTCTTGCTCTGTTTCATGGGTTGTCAGACAGTGAACGAGCCGGCTGCCGGCGGACGCGACGAACCCCCCGATCGCCATCGTTCCGTACGGGCACGACACAGTTGGCGCGTGGAAGCAAACATTCCAGAACGTCCCCGGCCGGCCAGGACAGGAGAGGTGGACGCTCAGTGCCTCCAGCTCGCGCAAGAGAGGACGACGACGGCACGACTCTCATTACCCGTGCTCAGCTGCTCAGGTCATCCGATGGCGTGGCCTCGTGGGTCACTTCACTTTCGTCGTGAGCTGCTGCGCCTGCGCGACAGACAGGCACGCGCTGCGGATGCGACGGATTGAAGAATCCCCAGTCCGTCCACGCACGCAACGGAGACGGCGACCGCGACGCACATGCCACATGTTTTAACGGTGTATACATGGATTAACGAGAAAGTAACGACAATGGCAGATAAGGGAACAAAAAATATAAATCAATGGCAACCAAGAGAACATGTAAATCTGAATGGCAATGAAGGGATTAATATAGCTTTGGATGGCAATGAAGGAATTTTCTCTTCTCTTTTCGTGTGTCCTGCACGTGTCAATTCTGTTGCGTGCGTCTGTAATATGTACTCATAAAGAAAACACTATTTCTCGTTTTCCATGAGTTAATCCGTGATGCTAGGAAGCGGGTTGACGGACCGCTCTGCGCTGGCTCTCTCTTGGTGGGCCTAATGGCCAACAGCCCAACCGTCCACCCCATGTATTATCCTCCCTCTTTTACACGCGGGCCTAAGGGGCTGTTTGGTATGGCTCCCAGGGCAGCTCCTGGAGCTGTTTTGCTGCTTTGGCAACCAAACGCATAGAAAGGGAACGGCTCCGACGAAGAATCTCCGGTTTTTGCGCTCTCACACGCCAGTGCCGTCGGTTGAAGCCAGAAAATCGAGCTCCCACCGGCTCTCTCTGACAAAGCACGGGCCTAGACTCTTTTGCCTCGGCGCGGGTGGTCAAGGCCGCGCGGACGCGAGGGAGAGACGAAGCGCGGACGCGACGGCGAGGTGGAGTGGAGGTCGAGCACGAGCGCGACAGGCGAGGCGGAGTGCCTGTGCTCTGGCGAGGCCGCGCGCGTGGGAGCCGGCGAGGAGCGCGGACCGCGGGAGCTGCGAGCACGAGCGCAACGGGCGAGGCAGAGTGCATGCATGCGCGTCGGCGA
This sequence is a window from Miscanthus floridulus cultivar M001 chromosome 10, ASM1932011v1, whole genome shotgun sequence. Protein-coding genes within it:
- the LOC136484713 gene encoding 21.9 kDa heat shock protein-like gives rise to the protein MADAVVSSMKSSASAAVVLAVAAVTMAFLAAPVVALVPYGRAGGGLFDLMLLDDPFRVLEQSPLAASSVPRASLDSASVALARCDWKETPEAHVILVDVPGVRREDVKVEVEENSRVLRVSGERRADEEKEGERAVGRFWRRFRMPTGADVDSVSARLEDGVLTVTVPKVAGHRGREPRVISIAGGDVAGAEAEEVKASKAEM